The Cryptomeria japonica unplaced genomic scaffold, Sugi_1.0 HiC_scaffold_2008, whole genome shotgun sequence genome contains the following window.
TATTATCTATTTTACTTGTAAGTATTGACAATTATTGCTTAAATTTCTTTTTCTGATTGTTTGAtctatttatattaaattattttaattgataAAAAGGTAGTGCTTCTATAAATAAATATACATGAAATAATTTGTAGACCTTAAACTCCACGTTCGCAATCTTCTATAAGAGTAGAAGATCAAGTTTCATATTAAACATGGCTTGAAGGCAAACTAAAAGCTATAGTGTGAATGAGTCATTGAAAGAAAGAGAAAATAGGCGAATGAAGAAGGATCTATATTGTCAAAACATACTCTCTACATTAGTATTCTTTCATAATAAATTTGATCTATATTGTCTTAGATGAAACGAGGTTCCACAACTAGATTCCATCCAAGCATCCAAGTAGAATGGGTACCACTAAATTATCACGAAGAATGCGTAGAATTGAATCCCAAACTTACCAAAACTGGAAATGGGTCAAAATTGAATGAGGCTCCACAAATAGAATGGGTACAACTAAATTATCATGAAGAATGCGTAGAATGGAGCCCCAAACTTACCAAAATTAGAGATGGGTCAAAATTGAATGATcaaaatgaagaaggaaagattcTTATAAAGAAATAACAGTTGCGCTTCAAATTTAGAAATGAAATCATATAATGGTTAAGTGTCTATTCGAGGGCATTTCTTATCAAAAACCTTGTCTTGGTTTTCTCACCTATactatattgaaagactaacatgaaaattatttaaaataataaattaatggaTTGTGAGATAGAAAAGTTTCAATTACGCTATGGAAACACTtgaaataatcaaataaaaattaaaaaatagaataatgaaGGGAACAACAAAATCAGGAGGAGGCCGGGTCAAGTTGACTGGGTAAGATGATGTAACTCTCGCAAGCTCGTTCAATTCCAACGTCTCTATTGTCGACCGCAGAATAGGTCCGAGTGGAGACTAGGATCCTTTATAAATGCCCGCCCCACATTTTTATTCTTCATCTTCATAAACAGAGTAGCGGGAATCGGAATTGGGCTTTCCTATAATCTGCATATTCCTAGAGCTGAGGATTGATTGTTTTCATCGAATtcatagagggaaagagagaaacgCGCAATTATAATTATGGAGGCTCTGAAGCTAACAAGAGCTCTTAAGAGTAACACAGCTTTGCAGACAGTGACACAGAAACATGGTCATGTAAGATTAGCGAATTATGCGAATAAATCATGGCGTATAAATCTTGATCGTCGTGAGAGTGGCCCCGCAATGATTGTGGCTTCGTTGGATGGTCCAAGCACAAGCACAAGATACCTGCAGCAGAAGCAAGCTGACTTGTTCATACGCCCGCTAACCCAGTTTCACATGGACCAAAACCCGAACAAAGATGAAGAGATGGTTGTGGCAAAGCTGCGTTTGGTGGCGGCAGCAGCGGCAGACCGGGCAGAAATGCACGGTGTCCTGGCAGAGCAAAGAGACGGATGGAACAAACTCCTCCTCGCTTCCCTCACCAACATCACGCTCGCCGCGCTCATTCTCCAGGCTTTACCCAACAACGATAGTAATAACGTTGTCGCCACACTTTTGTATGGCTTCTCCACAGCTTTGATGTGCGGTGTAAACAAAATCCAGCCTTCGCAGCTAGCGGAGGAGCAGAGAATGGCGGCGCGGCTCTTCCGTCAGCTCAACACTGACATCCACACAAACCTTGCTCTGCCTCCCCACCTTCGTCAGGACAAGTGTGCAGAATCCTTCCTCGCCAAGGCCTACAAAGCGGTGCTTGCATTGGATGAGGCTTATCCTCTGCCTCTCTTCCCCGGTAGGCTCGACAAATTTCCCAAGATTGTACGACCGACAGTGTGGTGGCCTCAACATGAACAATATCATCAAACACAGAACCGACGTCCCCATACTGACAACAACACAACCATCAATGGATGGAgtgcagaggtagaggaagagttGAGAGGTATTTCGGAGACGCTTAAAACTGGTGATATTGCAGAGTATGTGGGGCTCAGCCGCAAAGTACTGGGAGCAAACAGTATTCTTGCAATAGCCGGCCCGTTGCTCACTGGGATTGCAGGGGCACTGAATTTGAATGGCGCAATGTTATCTATGTCAATGGTGGCGGGCGTGTTGGGTGTTGTGGGCAACACACTCAGCCATGCAGGTCAGGTCGGAATGGTTTTTGAGATGTACAGAAACTGCGCAGGATTCTACCATTTGCTGGACTCCTCCATCTCAGACACTCTGAGCGAGGCAGATCCAGAGGAGAGAGAAAACGGAGAGCTATTCCATTGGAGATTGGCCTTGCAGCTGGGTCGCGATCCTCATTCTCCTCTTGCAGATTCTGCCTCCAAATTTGCCGGCAAGCTTTTCTGATTAATTGTTAATACACACAGACACGCCCCATTTTTTCAGGCTCCGGCCTTGTACACAGCTATACATACATGTTACATGTGATTAATCCATACAAACTCTTATCCTCACTTCAGCCTCACGTTTCTCTTGTTCTACAAGCTGCCTGATTTGTGATGCGTGATCGATGCAGTGCTCTTTTCTTTTTTCAAAGATTGTTTTATATTAACTCACCATTGAAGGCATGTGGAGCTTACAGGacgcagctattctggctccaaaatgttaTATTCGTACGTCGTGTTATATGACATTCGTGAAAATCACAGCCGTTAATCGCGTTGTCGACGGTCAATAACACGCGAATGCCATATAACACGACGTACGAATAtaacattttggagccaaaatagctataGCCGAACTTACACACTACCCAGAAGGATCAACAGAATATTTGTTTCTATAACCAGGGATTTGTTAGGAAAATATAATGCCAGTCTCACACAAGAGCAAACGAACTATACTCATAAAGTGGATGGCTTCTCTTTTTTCATCGACCTTTCACATAGGAGATTTTTTGAATGCAAGCAATGCTTAGAGGAGAACGGGAGTGAGAGAGGGGGAAGAATGGAAGTAACCACAAGAAGAGAATACGCATAAGTACGATTCTTGAGAAAGAGTTTCGAAAAATCTCAAGCCTCCATAGCACACATGTCTGGAATGTATCATTTAGCGACATCCATGGTTACAATACATTCATAGAATATCAATTTGAGATGCTACCGGTCCTCCATTGAAAAGGTTGGAACGTGACCTTGCAAAATAAGTTCGATACGTCACCTATACCCTGCCTCCAATAAATAGGCTTgaagaaattaaatatttattctCTAATGATGGATCGACTAATAGGTCATCAAGATCGATGCCTCTCGAATTGGGAACAAAGTTAGGGCAAGAGAAGGTTATCGGTATTTGCATAAACCAATTGTAAAGACAATTATGCTCTACACCTCTACATCTCAACAGAACACATAAATTTAAGATTAGTCATGCATTCAAGCATTCGTATAACTCCACAATAGCTAGGAGATAATCCACATCTACTACGGAAGGGCCCATTGCAGTTATGTGCAATGACTTTCAGCGTTACACCGATAGCAAATACATAAATACACCACGGAAATGAAGTTGACACGAGTAGTCACGAGGCACCCTGTCATGAATCCCCAATAAAAAACCTCCAAGGTGCATATTACTTATAGAAATCCAAAAGCAAATGGTTCCTCGAAGATTCTTATTACAAATCGAGCTACAAATTAGGTGTGTAGAACTGATTTGAGGGTTTCATTGGTCCAATACTAGGCAAGATGGGTTCCACAATGGTAGAGAGCATTAGACCTTTAGAAGAATCCATATTTTACTCCTTCACAAAAGCGGCACACCATGTCGTACTTAATGTCTAGCTACATGCAATCTATTGAAAGGTTTTACGGGAAAACCCATCTACTTTCGAAACGCCCCCCTCTTTTCATGCCTTGCAACTCATTCCACATTTTGTGTGTTAATAATTCTCGATTTTCCCATTCTGTGCGctcttcataaaacatttagggaAAAATAACATTTTAAAGAGAACCGTTTGTAGTTATTTAATGCCATGTTTATAAAATATTCTCTTTATAAAATTGATGCCTCTTATATAGTTTTCAATTTAAGAGCCTAAGATCTCGTGAGGTACTAGCTGCAACCAAGTGGGctcatcaaaaaaatatatttttgttccaaaaaaatatttagttttaaaTATTAGCCGGAAATTCTATAAGAGGACTTATTATTGAGGGAGGCTGCCGATGCAACCTTTTATTTCTTAGGGTTATCATTCTCAAAAACATAATTATACGGATATTCTAGAGAGAAATATATAGAGTAGAAAAGAAAGTGATAGAAGTAATTAGGACATAAATTTAATGAGTCAGAACCTCCAAAAGTTGTAGAGGTTTTTCTGATGAAGAAAAGACCATCCTAGGCGGATAATTGAACAGTATTAGCTGCTAGAATTATAGAATCTTGCAACACGAGCTACCAAGTGCCTATTGTGGACCCCAAATCAATCATTTTTAGTCGCGTTCAAGATACTAGAGGTTCTCAATAGATCCATAGAGTCATGCAGACAATGAAGACACACATTTATTAGGTAAATATGTCCTAGTTTGATCATTTAATATCATTGTTCTTTCTACAATTAAGGCTTGGCGTTTTTAAATTGGTTTCCACGTTGCCACTATGGATTAGGAGTTAGAAACGCTAGGGATGCTTCCTCACATTACTTGTTTTAATCCCAAATACTTTTAGACTTCTACTATTCCATATTCCAATTGAGATAATCCCAACTTCCCAGTCAACATGCACTATTTCATTTGTGCCGATTAGGTCCACACTAGTTTA
Protein-coding sequences here:
- the LOC131044459 gene encoding probable F-box protein At4g22030, translated to MEALKLTRALKSNTALQTVTQKHGHVRLANYANKSWRINLDRRESGPAMIVASLDGPSTSTRYLQQKQADLFIRPLTQFHMDQNPNKDEEMVVAKLRLVAAAAADRAEMHGVLAEQRDGWNKLLLASLTNITLAALILQALPNNDSNNVVATLLYGFSTALMCGVNKIQPSQLAEEQRMAARLFRQLNTDIHTNLALPPHLRQDKCAESFLAKAYKAVLALDEAYPLPLFPGRLDKFPKIVRPTVWWPQHEQYHQTQNRRPHTDNNTTINGWSAEVEEELRGISETLKTGDIAEYVGLSRKVLGANSILAIAGPLLTGIAGALNLNGAMLSMSMVAGVLGVVGNTLSHAGQVGMVFEMYRNCAGFYHLLDSSISDTLSEADPEERENGELFHWRLALQLGRDPHSPLADSASKFAGKLF